From one Myxococcales bacterium genomic stretch:
- a CDS encoding thiamine pyrophosphate-binding protein, whose translation MSSGGERIGQVLQQQNVRWLFTLCGGHISPILIGAKNHGVRVVDVRDEKNAVFAADAVARLTGTPGVAAVTAGPGVTNTLTALKNAQLAQSPLVLLGGATATFLRGRGALQDIDQLAVIRPHVKWAAAVKTVREIVPTLEQAFVTALEGLPGPVFVELPVDLLYEEELVRRWYGEARSKGGSLAEKGLNAYLDFHVRQLFAGAEHARPGLAAARPRRPPKTSEVRQAALLVAKAEKPVLLLGSQAMLCACETLAMDAAVEALAMPTYLAGMARGLLGPEHPLQLVHHRKDALREADLVILAGVPCDFRLEYGRQIGGKARVIAANFSYDELTKNRRPTLAVQADPGLFLIALADELVNTRHDHARGWRDWADRRREADDRRRAEIARRAEEPVDGGINPLRLAREIDAALADDSILVVDGGDFVATAAYVVRPRQPFGWLDPGVFGTLGVGAGFALGAKLARPAAEVWLLYGDGAAAYSLAEFDTFARHGVPVIAVVGNDARWSQIAREQVEIYGDDLGCALRHSDYHQVAAGYGGAGLLLDSPAEIRRTLQRARELAAEGRPVLVNAILGQSDFRRGSVSM comes from the coding sequence ATGTCCAGCGGCGGCGAACGGATCGGCCAGGTGTTGCAGCAGCAGAACGTGCGGTGGTTGTTCACCCTTTGCGGCGGCCACATCTCGCCCATTCTGATCGGCGCCAAAAACCACGGCGTGCGCGTCGTCGACGTTCGCGACGAGAAAAACGCCGTGTTCGCCGCCGACGCCGTCGCGCGGTTGACCGGTACGCCCGGCGTGGCCGCGGTCACCGCCGGCCCGGGCGTGACCAACACGCTCACCGCCCTGAAAAACGCGCAACTGGCGCAATCGCCGCTCGTGCTGCTCGGCGGGGCGACGGCCACCTTTTTACGCGGGCGCGGGGCGCTGCAAGACATCGACCAACTGGCCGTGATCCGGCCGCACGTGAAATGGGCGGCGGCGGTGAAAACCGTCCGGGAGATCGTGCCGACCCTGGAACAGGCCTTCGTCACCGCGCTGGAAGGGCTGCCGGGCCCGGTGTTCGTCGAATTGCCGGTCGATTTGCTGTACGAGGAAGAGTTGGTGCGCCGCTGGTACGGCGAGGCGCGGTCCAAGGGCGGTTCGCTGGCCGAAAAGGGCCTCAACGCCTACCTCGATTTTCACGTCCGGCAATTGTTCGCGGGGGCGGAGCACGCCCGACCCGGCCTGGCGGCGGCGCGGCCGCGCCGGCCGCCGAAGACGAGCGAGGTACGGCAGGCGGCGCTCCTGGTCGCCAAGGCCGAGAAGCCGGTGCTGCTGCTGGGCAGCCAGGCCATGTTGTGCGCCTGCGAGACATTGGCGATGGACGCGGCGGTCGAGGCGCTGGCCATGCCGACGTATCTCGCGGGAATGGCGCGCGGCCTGCTGGGCCCCGAGCATCCGCTGCAACTGGTCCACCATCGCAAGGATGCATTGCGCGAGGCCGACCTGGTGATCCTCGCCGGGGTGCCGTGCGATTTCCGGCTGGAATACGGCCGGCAGATCGGCGGCAAGGCCCGGGTGATCGCGGCCAATTTCAGTTACGACGAACTGACGAAAAACCGCCGCCCGACGCTGGCCGTGCAGGCCGATCCCGGACTGTTTCTGATCGCCCTGGCCGACGAACTGGTCAACACCCGCCACGACCATGCGCGCGGCTGGCGCGACTGGGCCGATCGCCGGCGCGAGGCCGACGACCGCCGGCGGGCCGAAATCGCGAGGCGGGCCGAGGAACCGGTCGACGGCGGCATCAACCCGCTGCGCCTGGCCCGCGAGATCGACGCCGCCCTCGCCGACGACAGCATTCTGGTGGTCGACGGCGGTGATTTCGTCGCCACCGCCGCTTACGTCGTGCGGCCGCGGCAGCCTTTCGGCTGGCTCGATCCGGGGGTGTTCGGCACGCTGGGCGTCGGCGCCGGTTTCGCGCTGGGCGCCAAGCTGGCGCGGCCGGCCGCCGAGGTCTGGCTGCTGTACGGCGACGGCGCGGCGGCCTACAGTCTGGCGGAGTTCGACACCTTCGCGCGCCACGGCGTGCCGGTGATCGCGGTGGTCGGCAACGACGCCCGCTGGTCGCAGATCGCCCGCGAGCAGGTGGAAATTTACGGCGACGACCTGGGCTGCGCCCTGCGACACAGCGACTACCACCAAGTGGCCGCGGGTTACGGCGGCGCCGGATTGTTGCTGGACTCGCCCGCCGAAATCCGCCGGACCCTGCAGCGCGCCAGGGAGTTGGCCGCCGAGGGCCGGCCGGTGCTCGTCAACGCCATTCTCGGCCAATCCGATTTCCGCCGGGGTTCGGTTTCGATGTGA
- a CDS encoding SDR family oxidoreductase, whose product MKRIFITGANRGLGLEFTRQLLARGERVFAGARRPEQAEALQQLAAAHPDRLTILPLDVTEQASLDAARDAVAERAEALDWLINNAGIIRVGAGSFDRGTDVPLGELQAADLRRVFEINSVAPLLAAQTLLPLLRNSAAPLIANLSSWVGSIADKAMPGYYAYCASKAALNMFTRLLHLDLHSQGFRVVSLHPGWVRTEMGGARAPVATPDAVRGLLQVLDRLTPEQSGRFWDQLGAERNW is encoded by the coding sequence ATGAAGCGCATTTTCATCACGGGGGCCAATCGCGGCCTGGGCCTGGAATTCACGCGGCAGTTGCTGGCGCGGGGCGAGCGCGTTTTCGCCGGCGCGCGCCGGCCGGAACAGGCGGAAGCGCTGCAACAACTGGCCGCCGCGCACCCCGACCGGTTGACGATCCTGCCGCTGGACGTGACCGAGCAGGCATCGTTGGACGCGGCGCGCGACGCGGTGGCCGAGCGGGCGGAGGCGCTGGACTGGCTGATCAACAACGCGGGCATCATCCGCGTCGGCGCGGGTTCGTTCGACCGCGGCACCGACGTTCCGCTGGGCGAATTGCAGGCCGCCGATCTGCGGCGCGTCTTCGAAATCAACAGCGTCGCGCCGCTGCTGGCCGCGCAGACGCTGCTGCCGCTGTTGCGCAACAGCGCGGCGCCGCTGATCGCCAACCTGAGTTCGTGGGTCGGGTCCATCGCCGACAAGGCGATGCCCGGCTACTACGCGTATTGCGCCAGCAAGGCCGCGCTCAACATGTTCACCCGCCTGCTGCACCTGGATCTGCATTCGCAAGGCTTTCGCGTGGTGTCGCTGCATCCCGGCTGGGTGCGCACCGAAATGGGCGGCGCCCGTGCGCCGGTCGCGACGCCCGACGCCGTGCGCGGCCTGCTGCAAGTGCTCGATCGCCTGACGCCCGAACAATCCGGCCGCTTCTGGGATCAACTGGGGGCGGAGAGGAACTGGTAG